GCCACCGACGTGGTCCCGCGGGGCGCCGCCACAGTGGTGGCTGCCCGCCCCGGTTTCCCTGAACACCGCGGGGATGAACGCCCCCGGGCCGGATCCGGCGCACACCCCTTCGCCTACCCAGGCACTCGCCGGACACGAACTTCTCAATCACATCTGCATCGCACGCTGCTGATCGGCTAGCGCACAGCCGTTGTCCCTGCGTCGCCGGGTTCCCCCGATGCGTACGGGCGGGCGCGCACACCGCCTCCGGCGTCTTCCTGGCGGCGTAGGCGCCATCACCGGTTCCCTTTTTCGACGTCTTCGGGACGCCGAGTCATTGCCGTCGCAGTTCGAAGGCTGTCGACGGCGTCACCGCAAGCCTTGAGGAGTTTGTCATGTCCGATTACGCCGCCGAATACATCCGCCGCTCAGGCACTTTCGGCCCTCACACCGCCCACTCATTCGCGCCGGAGGAGAAGTAGCGATGGACTACGGCGCCTTACCACCGGAAGTCAACTCGGCGCGCATGTACAGCGGCCCGGGGTCGGGATCGATGATGGTCGCCGCTGCGGCCTGGGATCAGCTGGCCACCGAGCTGTACACGGCGGCGGCCGCCTACGGCTCGGTGACATCGAGCCTGGCGGGCGCGTGGATGGGGCCGGCCGCGATGTCGATGGCCCAGGCCGCCGCACCGTACATCACGTGGCTCTGCGCCGCGGCCGGCCAGTTGGAACAAACGGCCGCGCAGGCCGGTGCTGCCGCCGCGGCCTACGAGGCGGCGTGGGCGGCGACGGTTCCGCCGCCGGTGATCGCCGCCAACCGCGCCCAATTGATGCTGCTCATCGCGACGAACGTGTTGGGTCAAAACAGTCCCGCCATCGCTGCCACCGAGACCGAGTATGACCAGATGTGGGCTCAGGACGCAGCCGTCATGTACGCCTACGCCGGCGCGTCGGCTGCCGCGGCGACGTTGACGCCGTTCACCCAGCCGTCGGCAACGACCGACGCTGCGGGGTTGTCCCGTCAAGGTGCCGCGGTGACGCAAGCAACCCAAACGATGGCCGCGACCCATGCCCAGGAGATTCTTGCAAACGGGTCTCAATTCGTTTCCACAGTGCCCCAGGCACTCCAGGGACTGGCGTCGGCGCCGGTGTCCAAGTCGGCGGACACGTCGCTCTCGTCGCTCATGTCCAAATTCAACACATTGACAGGGCCGGCGAAGTTCTCGACCTATCCGATGACATTTTTGAACCAGGCCCTGTCGGCGTCGAAGGCAGTTACCGCGCCGGTCGCGGCGGGCAAGGCGGGGGCGACGGGTTTGGCGAGCGGGGTCGACGCCGGCGCACGCGCGCTGGGGGCGGCGGGCCTGCCGGGGCTGGGTACCGGCGGCGCAAGTCTTTCTGCCGGCCTGGGTCGCGGCGTGTCCATCGGCGCGTTGTCGGCACCGCATGCCTGGCTAGCCGCGCCGACGACCAGTGCGGTGACCGCCGGGCCGCCAAGTGCTGGATGGACCGCCGCGCCGCCGAGTGGCTCTGTCGGCGCGGGTCCGACGGGCTTGCCGCTGATGCCGTTGACGAACATGGCGGGGCGAGGTGTCGGCGGTCCCGCCGCTTCCCGGTTCGAGCTGCGCGCGAGCGTAGTCCCTCGCTCGCCGGCGGCCGGGTGAGCGGGCCGGTCCGGGTTACCCGGAATCTGTGCGCGCTGTCGCCGGTGTCAGTGCGGCACGATGCCGCTCGCGAGGTGCTATATCGTTGGGTGCCAATCAATTTGGCGACCGCTCTTGATGCACCGCCATCGGTCGTCGGGGCGGTGACCTTGGTGGACGTTGCGGTGCCCTCGCAGTGAGTACGTACAGCTATCGCGGAAGATCGACCGATTGGTTGCGCTTGGATTGTCGCCGTGCGTTTTCCAGTCCGGGCGGCCGCAAACGGGCCGGAACCAATGGCGCCGCGGCCAAGGGGAACAACCCGCACAATGCCCAGGCGGCTGGGTATCCAGCCGCCATGATCAGTGCGCCGAACAGCGGAGCTCCCGCGGCGGCCATCAGCCGCTGGGTGGTGTTTTGCATGCCCAACGCGCGTCCACCCCAGAACTGCCCGGCGAACTCGGTGATCGCGGTGGCCTCCAAGCCGTTGTCCAGCACGGCCAGCACCGAAACGGCGAGCATAAGGCACACGCCGTAGCCAGAGCCGCAGTAGTCGGTGAGGGCGAGCAGGAACAGCGTGAGGGCGGCGGCGATCGCGATCGTTCGGACCGGTCGCATGCGTGAGCCGATGCGATCGGACCAGCGGCCCACTGCGATTCGGCCCACGGCGCCAAGCAGCTGCGACAGGGTGACCAAAGCGCCGGCCGCCGCCACCGACCAGCCACGGTGATTCATCAACCACACGAGCATGAAGGTCACGGCCACTGTCTGCGGCACCATCAACAGTGCGGCTGCCGTGTGGATTCGCCACAGCACCGACGAGCCCCGGTATGGGCTGGCCAGCTCTTCCTGGCTGGCTGTTCTGCGGGATTTCCGCGGCGGGTCGATGATCCCGATAACGCTCGCCACCGCCGCCACCGTGCACATCACCGCGAGGAACATCAGCCCCCGGTGCGGCCCGCGTTCCGACAGCTCCGGCACGACAAGGGCGCCCAGCGCGATCCCCAACGGCTGCGCGGTCTGTCGGATGCCCATGGCCAGGCCGCGTTGATGCGGTGGGAACCAGGCGGACACCAATCGACCCCCCGCCGCGTTGCAACTGGCGGTGGCCATGCCGCCGAGGAACAGATAGACGCCGGTCAACAGCACTGAATGTGCCGACGCCGCTGCGTAGGCCGCCACAGCAGTCAACGCCGAGCCGGCCGTCAACACGGCCCGCTCGCCGACGCGATCCAGCACATAGCCCCACAGAACCAGCGTGACCACCATGCCCCAGCTGGGCATAGACGACAACAAGCTGGCCTCGGTCAGCGGAATGCCGCGACGAGCCTCGAGCGAAGGGATCAGGAACGCAACGCCATTGATGAAAAGGAACGATATTGCCGTCACTGCCAGCGAAATGGCCATGATCGACCAACGTGCCCCGGCGCCGTGATGGAACTCGACGTCCGGTTTGGTCAGCATGCACCCATAGTGACATAGCGTTAACGGCAGGGGCCGTCACAACAGCCGCGAAAGCGAGCTAACTTATTGAATCCTAGGGTAATTGCCAACTCGTGGCGTGTAATCGAAAATGCACCGGATCCGGCTACTTCCCCAAATGTGCTGAATGGCATGCATTCTGGGGCAGAGGTTCGAGCGTCCGACCGCGTCCAATCGGCGCGCGCACACCAAACTCACATGCAAAATACAGCCTTTTCTCGCGCGTCCGATCCCGTCGCAACAGGACCAAAATGCCATCCGGGCGCCGCCCCGGGGTTAGACCGTGGGAGACTCGGTCGATAACGTGTCGTCGACGGTGGGCTTCCGTTGAGCCGCCCGCCGGCAGCGGCCGTCATCAGGGCCCTAATGATCATATTGATCGTCGGCCTGCCGCACCGTCTTGGCCCTCATCCCGGTCAAGGCACGGCGACCTGACCGAACGCCGCGTCTGGCGCGGCATGCAGCGAATCGAGGTTGCGATGAGTAACCAGTCCGGCGGGCAGGCCCGCCCGTTGATCGCGTTCACCACCGGGGACAACACGCCGCCGATAACACCGGCCCCCATCAGCCGGCCGTGGATGTCTCAGATGCGGAACGGGTGGCCGAACCGGTGCCTGCCGATGCTCATCGCCAACCAAAGTGGCTGGGAGCTGCGCAATCCGAGCGCGTTCACCGCCACCTGGATGGGCGGGGACGACAGCTTGGGCGTGATCGTCGCACCCGACCGGCGCGACCCCGGTCAGTTGCTGCCCTTCAGCCACTTCGGTCACGGCATCTTGACCTGGCATCTACCCTTGCTGTTTCGCACCCCGCCCGGCTACAACCTGTTGGTCCGCGGGCCGGCGAACTATCCGAAGGACGCCGTGTCACCGTTGGAGGGCATAGTCGAGACCGACTGGGCCACTTCGAGTTTCAGCATGAGCTGGCAGATCACCCGCAAGATGATGCCGGTGCGGTTCGAGGTCGACGAGCCGATCTGCATGATCGTCCCGCAACGCCGCGCCGAGCTGGAAGAGTTCGCCCCGGAAATCAGGCCGATCGACTCGGACGAGGAACTGCGCCGCAAACACGAATTCTTCCTGCGGTCGCGCAACGAGCTGGGTCAGGCGCAGGCCGCGACCAACACCGCCCTGGGCGAAAAGGTGCCGTGGCAAGGCGACTACACCCGGGGCAGGCATGCCGACGGCGACCCCGGAGCGCCCGACCACCAGACGCGCGTCCACCTGCGCCCGTTCGTCGCGTCGCAACGCGAGAAGCAGCGGTAGGCGAGGTCAGCCTTCCCCGCCGCATAGAGTTGGCGGCATGCCACTCACAGGCGAATACGCGCCGAGCCCATGGGACTGGTCCCGCGAACAGGCCGAGAAGTACGAGCAGTCGGGCGGGACCGAGGCCGCGGACATGAAGGGGAAACCCATCATCCTGCTGACCACGGTCGGGGCCAAGACGGGCAAGCTCCGCAAGACCCCGCTGATGCGGGTGGAGCACGGCGGCGAGTACGCGATCGTCGCCTCGCTCGGCGGGGCGCCGAAGCACCCCGTCTGGTACCACAACGTCGTCAAGAACCCCCGGGTCGAACTGCAGGACGGCGGCACCACCCGCGAATACGACGCTCGCGAGGTGTTCGGCGACGAGAAGGCGCTTTGGTGGGAGCGTGCCGTCGAGGCCTGGCCGGACTATGCCGAATACCAGAAGAAGACGGACCGGCAGATCCCGGTGTTCGTGCTGAGCCCGGCAAACTGAACTGGCTGCTGGGCGGCATGGCACCATTGATTGGTGTCCGCCGAACTGAGCCAGAGCCCGAACGCGTCGTACGTTTGCGGGTCTGACATCGACGCCGCGGCGAAGCGGGTCGCCGCGGTGGTCACGCCGACCCCGTTGCAGTACAGCGACCGGTTGTCGGCAATCACCGGCGCGCAGGTCTACCTCAAGCGTGAAGACCTGCAGGTGGTGCGCTCCTACAAGCTGCGCGGGGCCTACAACCTGCTGGTGCAGCTGTCCGACGAGGAGCTGGCCGCGGGCGTGGTGTGCTCGTCAGCGGGCAATCACGCGCAGGGCTTCGCGTATGCGTGCCGGACGCTGGGCGTGCACGGCCGCGTCTACGTGCCCGCCAAGACCCCGCAACAAAAGCGCGACCGGATCCGCTACCACGGCGGGGAGTTCATCGAACTGATCGTAAGCGGGCGCACCTATGACCTGGCGGCCGAGGCCGCGTTGGCCGACGTCGAACGCACTGGCGCCACGCTGGTGCCCCCGTATGACGATCTGCGCACCATCGCCGGTCAGGGCACCATCGCCGTCGAGCTGCTGGATCAGCTCGACGCCGAGCCGGACCTGGTGGTGGTCCCCGTGGGCGGTGGCGGCTGCATCGCCGGAATCACCACCTACCTGGCCGAGCGGACGACGAACACGTCGGTGCTGGGCATCGAACCGGCCGGGGCGGCGGCGATGATGGCCGCGCTGTCCGCCGGCGAGCCGGTGACCCTGGACCACGTCGACCAGTTCGTCGACGGCGCCGCCGTCCGTCGCGCGGGCACGCTGACCTATGCCGCCCTGGCGGCCGCCGGTGACATGGTGTCGATCACCACGGTCGACGAGGGCGCGGTGTGCACCGCGATGCTGGACCTCTATCAGAACGAGGGCATCATTGCCGAGCCCGCGGGTGCTCTGTCGGTCGCGGGCCTGCTGGAGGCCGACGTCGAGCCCGGCGCATGCGTGGTGTGCCTCATCTCCGGCGGCAACAACGACGTGTCCCGCTATGGCGAGGTGCTGGAGCGCTCGCTGGTGCACCTCGGCCTCAAGCACTACTTCCTGGTGGACTTCCCGCAGGAGCCCGGTGCGCTGCGCCGCTTCCTGGACGACGTGCTCGGCCCCGACGACGACATCACGTTGTTCGAGTACATCAAGCGCAACAACCGCGAGACCGGCGAGGCGCTGGTGGGCATCCAGTTGGCGTCGTCGGCCGATCTGGACGGACTGCTGGCGCGGATGCTGGCGACGGAGATGCACGTCGAACGCCTCGAGCCCGGCTCGCCGGCCTACCGTTACCTGCTGCTGTAAACCCCGGGCCGCGGTGCATGGATCAGCAGTATGGACCCGGTACTGGCGGTTTCGGCCTGGTCAGCGTCGGCGCCCTGGGTTCGCTCGTCCTGCTTGCGTGCGCGGCGATTTGGGTTGCCCGGCGCGGCCCCCGGTTACCGAGGCTCTGGGAGAGGGTGTCCGACTCCGCCGTGGTCGGCAAAACGCTGACATGGGTGCGTGAGTGGATCAGCGACAGGGGGCAGTGGCTGGCGCGCCGGTGGCCCGCGGGTGAGGTGGCCGGTGTCGCGTTGCTGCTGGGGCTGGTCATGGTGGTGGCGCTGGCGGTCGGCTTCACCGAAGTGCTCGACGACGTGCTCGAGGGCGACGGCATCGCCGGAATCGACCAACCGGTGACGCGGTGGCTTGCGGGCCACCGCGACATCTGGCTGACCGCCATCCTGCGGGCGGTCACCATCGCGGGCGGACCCCTTTTTCTGGCCGCACTCGCCTTGCCGGTGTCCGTTGCTGCGGGTTGGCGGTGCAGGGTATGGCGGCCCGTGGTGCTCGCCTTGGTCGGTGGCGGCGCGGTTCCACTGGTGCTCTTTGCCGCCAAAGCCATGGTGGGTCGGCAGCGCCCGCCGCTGCCTTTCGCCCTCGTCGACGCGGACGGGTATTCCTTTCCGTCCGGGCACGCAACCGGCACCGGCGCGATCATGGTCATCTCGGCGTGGATGCTGACCCGCTGGTTGATCCCCTGGTGGACCGGCCGCGTGACGGTATGGACGATCGCGATCGGATCGGTGCTGCTGATCGGGTTCTCGCGGGTCTACCTGGGGGTCCACTACGTCAGCGATGTGCTCTCCGGCTGGATGCTCGGCTTGGCCTGGGCCGGAGCCGTCATGATCGTCGGGACCTGGTGGGACAACACCCGGTCCGCACGAGGCCCCGCGGCCGCCCGACAACCGGGGGCGTGAGCGCCCCGCGGCTCAGGGTCGGCGCGCCCTCAGGTACGGCGGCACGGCGGTGCCGGGACCGAGGTCGCTGGCCGGAATCGGCGCCCCGGCCGTCACACTCAGCGGAACCACCCCGGCCCAATGCGGCAGCGCGCAATCCTCCGGATCGTCCACGGGGCCGCCGGTGCGCACCTTGGCCGACACCTCCACCAGGTCCAGCGCGAGCACCCCGGTGGCGGCCAGCTCGCGCGGGTCCGGGGTTCGGCAGTCGGCGGCGCGCCCGGGGGCGATGTGATCGAGCAGGCCGGCGAGTGCCCGCATTTTTTCGGCCTCGTCGTCGACGACGTGGGCCTCGCCCAGCACGACGACCGAGCGGAAGTTCACCGAATGGTGCATGGCCGAGCGCGCCAGTACCAGCCCGTCGACCAGGGTGGCGGTGACGCACACGGGCAGGCCCGACGGCGCCGCGCGGGCCGCGAGCAGGGGACCGCCGCCGGTCGACCCGTGCAGGTACAGGGTCTCCCCCAGGCGGGCGTGTGTGGTCGGCAAGACCACCGGACGGCCGGCGCTGAGGTAGCCCAGGTGGCAGATCAGTGACTCGTCGAGGATCTGGTGGACGGTCTGGCGGTCGTAGTGCGCGCGCTCGCGGTATCGCGTCGGTGTCGTGCGCGGCGTCGGCTCGTATCCGGTTTCCATGGCGTCGACCTTTGTTCTAGTACATAATCTATAGCGTGCCAGTACAAAGCAGCATAACCGGGACGGGCGCGGAGTCCATAGCCGCCAGCATCGAAGAGGCCATTTCGGCCGGCTCCCTGGCGCCAGGTGACGCGCTGCCGCCCGTGCGGGAGCTGGCCACCCAGCTCGGCGTGAATGCCAACACCGCCGCCGCGGCCTACCGCCTGCTGCGGCATCGCGGAGCGGTGGAGACCGCGGGCCGGCGCGGCACCCGGGTGCGGCACCGGCCGGCGACCACCCCCCGATCGCTGCTCGGGCTCGACGTTCCCGCGGGGGTGCGCGACCTGTCGACCGGCAATCCCGACCCCGCCCTGTTGCCCCTGGCGGGCGCGTCGCTGCCGGGCCCGGTCGGGGGCCGCCCGGTGCTGTACGGCGAGCCGGCCATGTCGGCGGCATTGGTGGAGTTCGCCCGGGCGGCGCTATCCGCCGATGGCGTGCCATCCGAGCACCTCGCGGTGACGAGCGGCGCGCTTGATGGCATCGAGCGCGTGCTCACCGCGCACCTGCGCCCCGGCGACCGGGTCGCCGTCGAGGACCCGGGCTGGGCCAACCTGCTGGACCTCCTTGCCGCCCTGGGTCTTTCGGCCGAGCCCGTACAGGTTGACGACGACGGGCCGTTGGCCGCCGACCTGGCGCGGGCGCTGGACCGCGGTGTGCGCGGGCTGATCATCACCAATCGCGCCCAGAACCCAACGGGCGCGGCGCTATCCGCGGAACGCGCCGACGAGCTACGGCAGCTGGCGGCGCGCCGGGCCGGCGACCTGCTGGTGATCGAGGACGACCACTGCGCGGGCATTTCCGGCGTGCCGCTGCACACCTTGGCCGGCGTGACCGACCACTGGGCGTTCGTGCGGTCCGCGTCCAAGGCCTACGGCCCCGACCTGCGGGTGGCCGTGCTCGCGGGGGATCGCCGCACGGTGGAGCGCGTGCACGGCCGCCTGCGGCTCGGGCCGGGCTGGGTGAGCCACCTGCTGCAGGACCTGGCCGTCAGCCTGTGGTCGGATCAGGCGGCGGCGCGCCTGGTCGCCACGGCCGAACGGCGATACGCCGGCAGCCGTCGGCGGCTCTCCGCCGCCCTGGCCGAGCGCAATGTCGCCGCGCACGGCCGCTCCGGGCTCAACGTCTGGGTCCCGGTGCCCGACGAGACCGTCGCGATCACCCGGTTGCTCCGCGCGGGCTGGGCCGCGGCGCCGGGCGCGCGGTTCCGGATCGGCACGCCGCCAGGCATCCGCGTCACCATCGCGGACCTGGGGGCCGACGAAATCGGCCCGCTGGCCGACGCGATCGCCGGGGCGGTGCACGGCGCGGGGCGCCCCAGCGTCTAAGCGGGGTCGAACCCCTTGCCTATCAGGGTTTCCCGGGACCCGGCCCCGACCACAACAGCTCCACGCTGCGTTCCCGCGGCACCTCGTTGACCGCGGCGAGCGGGGCCGGCACCGGATCCTTCTTCCTCAGCAGGCCGATACAGCGGCCGAATGCGGATTGCTTCATGGACGAATCATCGGCGGTGGCGCGCCGGGGCGCGCACCGCTATCCACAGCCGCGCCGTTACGTCTGCTCGTGCACCGACAGGATGGCGAAGGTATGGCCTTCCAGCACCGTGCTGCCGGCGTCGACCGCGGGATCACCCCAGGCCAGCAGCACGTCACCGGTGACGGGCACCTTAACCGCGCCGGTGCCCAGGTTGCACACGATGCGCAACCGGCCGCGCGAGACGCTGATCCAGCGCTGCTCCTCGTCGAAGTCGACCGTGAGGTGTTCCAGCCAAGGATCCGCCAGGTCGGGGTGGCTGTGCCGCAACGCGATCAGGTCGCGGTAGAGCCGGTGCAGGCGGCCGTGTTCGCCGGCGTCCACCTCGTCCCAATTGAGTTTCGAGCGCTCGAACGTCCGCGGGTCCTGCGGGTCGGGGATCTCGTCGGCGTCCCAGCCGTGTTCGGCGAACTCGGCCTTGCGCCCTTCCGCGGTGGCCTTGGCCAGCTCCGGCTCCGGATGCGAGCTGAAGAACTGGAACGGAGTCGATGCCGCGTACTCCTCACCCATGAAAAGCATTGCTGTGAAGGGTGTCCCGAGCGCGAGCGCGGCCTTGATCGCCAGCTGGCCGCCGGTCAGGTTCTGCGACGGCCGGTCCCCGAGGGCGCGGTTGCCGACCTGGTCGTGGGTGCAGGTGTAGGCGACCAGCCGGGTGGCGGGGATGGCGCCGGTATCCAACGGGCGTCCGTGGCGGCGGCGCCGGAACGACGAATACGTGGCGGCGTGGAAATAGCCGTGGCGCAGCGTCTGGGCCAGCGTGGCCAGGCTGCCGAAGTCGGCGTAGTAGCCCTGGCGCTCGCCCGACACCGCGGTGTGGATGGCGTGGTGGATGTCGTCGGCCCATTGCGCCGTCAGCCCGTAGCCGCCGCCGTCACGCGGGGTGATCAGCCGCGGGTCGTTGAGGTCGCTCTCGGCGATCAGGGACAGTGGGCGGCCCAATTGTCCGGAAAGCCAATCCGTTTCGGTCGCAAGCTCCTCCAGGATATGGATGGCGGTCGTGTCCACCAGGGCGTGCACGGCGTCCAGGCGCAGCCCGTCGGCGTGGAAGTCGCGCATCCAGCGCAGCGCGCAGCCGATGATGTAGCGCCGCACCTCGTCGGAGTCGGCGTCGGCGATGTTGATGCCCTCACCCCACGGGTTGCTCGCCGAGGAAAGGTAGGGGCCGAACTTCGGAAGGTAGTTGCCCGACGGGCCGAGATGGTTGAACACCGCGTCGATCAGCACGCCCAGGCCCCGCGCGTGGCAGGCGTCGACGAACCGCACCAGCCCGTCGGGGCCGCCATAGGGTTCGTGGACGCTGTACCACAGCACGCCGTCGTAACCCCAGCCGTGCGTTCCGGCAAAGGAATTCACGGGCATCAGCTCGACGAAGTCGACGCCGAGGTCCACCAGATAGTCAAGCTTGTCGATGGCGGAGTCGAGCGTGCCGGCGGGGGTGAAGGTGCCGAGGTGCAGTTCGTAGATCACCGCGCCCTCGACCGAGCGGCCGCGCCAATCGCCGTCGGTCCAGGTGGCGCCGGCCGGGTCCCACAACTGCGAGCGGGCGTGCACGCCGTCGGGTTGCCGCGGCGAGCGCGGGTCGGGCAGCACCGTGGGGTCGTCGTCGAGCAGGAAACCGTAGCGAGCGTCCGGCGCCGCGTCCACGGACGCGTGCCACCAGCCGTCATCCGTGCGTGTCATCGCGTGCACCCGGCCCTCGAGGTCGAGCCGGACCAGTTCCGGTTTGGGCGCCCACACCCGGAATTCAGTCATGATGTCGCTCCAGGAGCACGACGGGCAGGTCGGCGAACAACTGAGCCGCCGACGTCGGGCCGTCCGCCACGGCACCGGTGAGCGTGTCCTTCCAGGTGCCCTCCGGCAGCGGCAGAACCGTATTACCCCAACCGCTTTCGGCCAGGCGCACGGTCCACCGGGTCACCGCGACCACGATGTCCTCGCCCCGGCGGAACGCCAGCACGTGTTCGCTGGCGTCCCCGTCGGCCAGCACGGGAACGTAGTCGCCGCGCAGGAAGCTGTCCGGATGGGCGCGACGCACCCGAAGCGCCGTCGTGACGACGCGGATTTTGGGGTGCTCCAACGCTTTCAGCGCGGCGCGCCGGGCGTCGTAG
This genomic interval from Mycobacterium sp. SMC-2 contains the following:
- a CDS encoding PPE family protein, with protein sequence MDYGALPPEVNSARMYSGPGSGSMMVAAAAWDQLATELYTAAAAYGSVTSSLAGAWMGPAAMSMAQAAAPYITWLCAAAGQLEQTAAQAGAAAAAYEAAWAATVPPPVIAANRAQLMLLIATNVLGQNSPAIAATETEYDQMWAQDAAVMYAYAGASAAAATLTPFTQPSATTDAAGLSRQGAAVTQATQTMAATHAQEILANGSQFVSTVPQALQGLASAPVSKSADTSLSSLMSKFNTLTGPAKFSTYPMTFLNQALSASKAVTAPVAAGKAGATGLASGVDAGARALGAAGLPGLGTGGASLSAGLGRGVSIGALSAPHAWLAAPTTSAVTAGPPSAGWTAAPPSGSVGAGPTGLPLMPLTNMAGRGVGGPAASRFELRASVVPRSPAAG
- a CDS encoding aminotransferase class I/II-fold pyridoxal phosphate-dependent enzyme, with protein sequence MPVQSSITGTGAESIAASIEEAISAGSLAPGDALPPVRELATQLGVNANTAAAAYRLLRHRGAVETAGRRGTRVRHRPATTPRSLLGLDVPAGVRDLSTGNPDPALLPLAGASLPGPVGGRPVLYGEPAMSAALVEFARAALSADGVPSEHLAVTSGALDGIERVLTAHLRPGDRVAVEDPGWANLLDLLAALGLSAEPVQVDDDGPLAADLARALDRGVRGLIITNRAQNPTGAALSAERADELRQLAARRAGDLLVIEDDHCAGISGVPLHTLAGVTDHWAFVRSASKAYGPDLRVAVLAGDRRTVERVHGRLRLGPGWVSHLLQDLAVSLWSDQAAARLVATAERRYAGSRRRLSAALAERNVAAHGRSGLNVWVPVPDETVAITRLLRAGWAAAPGARFRIGTPPGIRVTIADLGADEIGPLADAIAGAVHGAGRPSV
- a CDS encoding nitroreductase family deazaflavin-dependent oxidoreductase, which translates into the protein MPLTGEYAPSPWDWSREQAEKYEQSGGTEAADMKGKPIILLTTVGAKTGKLRKTPLMRVEHGGEYAIVASLGGAPKHPVWYHNVVKNPRVELQDGGTTREYDAREVFGDEKALWWERAVEAWPDYAEYQKKTDRQIPVFVLSPAN
- the treZ gene encoding malto-oligosyltrehalose trehalohydrolase, producing MTEFRVWAPKPELVRLDLEGRVHAMTRTDDGWWHASVDAAPDARYGFLLDDDPTVLPDPRSPRQPDGVHARSQLWDPAGATWTDGDWRGRSVEGAVIYELHLGTFTPAGTLDSAIDKLDYLVDLGVDFVELMPVNSFAGTHGWGYDGVLWYSVHEPYGGPDGLVRFVDACHARGLGVLIDAVFNHLGPSGNYLPKFGPYLSSASNPWGEGINIADADSDEVRRYIIGCALRWMRDFHADGLRLDAVHALVDTTAIHILEELATETDWLSGQLGRPLSLIAESDLNDPRLITPRDGGGYGLTAQWADDIHHAIHTAVSGERQGYYADFGSLATLAQTLRHGYFHAATYSSFRRRRHGRPLDTGAIPATRLVAYTCTHDQVGNRALGDRPSQNLTGGQLAIKAALALGTPFTAMLFMGEEYAASTPFQFFSSHPEPELAKATAEGRKAEFAEHGWDADEIPDPQDPRTFERSKLNWDEVDAGEHGRLHRLYRDLIALRHSHPDLADPWLEHLTVDFDEEQRWISVSRGRLRIVCNLGTGAVKVPVTGDVLLAWGDPAVDAGSTVLEGHTFAILSVHEQT
- the ilvA gene encoding threonine ammonia-lyase, with the protein product MSAELSQSPNASYVCGSDIDAAAKRVAAVVTPTPLQYSDRLSAITGAQVYLKREDLQVVRSYKLRGAYNLLVQLSDEELAAGVVCSSAGNHAQGFAYACRTLGVHGRVYVPAKTPQQKRDRIRYHGGEFIELIVSGRTYDLAAEAALADVERTGATLVPPYDDLRTIAGQGTIAVELLDQLDAEPDLVVVPVGGGGCIAGITTYLAERTTNTSVLGIEPAGAAAMMAALSAGEPVTLDHVDQFVDGAAVRRAGTLTYAALAAAGDMVSITTVDEGAVCTAMLDLYQNEGIIAEPAGALSVAGLLEADVEPGACVVCLISGGNNDVSRYGEVLERSLVHLGLKHYFLVDFPQEPGALRRFLDDVLGPDDDITLFEYIKRNNRETGEALVGIQLASSADLDGLLARMLATEMHVERLEPGSPAYRYLLL
- a CDS encoding phosphatase PAP2 family protein gives rise to the protein MDQQYGPGTGGFGLVSVGALGSLVLLACAAIWVARRGPRLPRLWERVSDSAVVGKTLTWVREWISDRGQWLARRWPAGEVAGVALLLGLVMVVALAVGFTEVLDDVLEGDGIAGIDQPVTRWLAGHRDIWLTAILRAVTIAGGPLFLAALALPVSVAAGWRCRVWRPVVLALVGGGAVPLVLFAAKAMVGRQRPPLPFALVDADGYSFPSGHATGTGAIMVISAWMLTRWLIPWWTGRVTVWTIAIGSVLLIGFSRVYLGVHYVSDVLSGWMLGLAWAGAVMIVGTWWDNTRSARGPAAARQPGA
- a CDS encoding MFS transporter; this encodes MLTKPDVEFHHGAGARWSIMAISLAVTAISFLFINGVAFLIPSLEARRGIPLTEASLLSSMPSWGMVVTLVLWGYVLDRVGERAVLTAGSALTAVAAYAAASAHSVLLTGVYLFLGGMATASCNAAGGRLVSAWFPPHQRGLAMGIRQTAQPLGIALGALVVPELSERGPHRGLMFLAVMCTVAAVASVIGIIDPPRKSRRTASQEELASPYRGSSVLWRIHTAAALLMVPQTVAVTFMLVWLMNHRGWSVAAAGALVTLSQLLGAVGRIAVGRWSDRIGSRMRPVRTIAIAAALTLFLLALTDYCGSGYGVCLMLAVSVLAVLDNGLEATAITEFAGQFWGGRALGMQNTTQRLMAAAGAPLFGALIMAAGYPAAWALCGLFPLAAAPLVPARLRPPGLENARRQSKRNQSVDLPR
- a CDS encoding DUF6065 family protein, which translates into the protein MSNQSGGQARPLIAFTTGDNTPPITPAPISRPWMSQMRNGWPNRCLPMLIANQSGWELRNPSAFTATWMGGDDSLGVIVAPDRRDPGQLLPFSHFGHGILTWHLPLLFRTPPGYNLLVRGPANYPKDAVSPLEGIVETDWATSSFSMSWQITRKMMPVRFEVDEPICMIVPQRRAELEEFAPEIRPIDSDEELRRKHEFFLRSRNELGQAQAATNTALGEKVPWQGDYTRGRHADGDPGAPDHQTRVHLRPFVASQREKQR
- a CDS encoding pyridoxamine 5'-phosphate oxidase family protein; amino-acid sequence: METGYEPTPRTTPTRYRERAHYDRQTVHQILDESLICHLGYLSAGRPVVLPTTHARLGETLYLHGSTGGGPLLAARAAPSGLPVCVTATLVDGLVLARSAMHHSVNFRSVVVLGEAHVVDDEAEKMRALAGLLDHIAPGRAADCRTPDPRELAATGVLALDLVEVSAKVRTGGPVDDPEDCALPHWAGVVPLSVTAGAPIPASDLGPGTAVPPYLRARRP